One region of Cyanobium sp. M30B3 genomic DNA includes:
- a CDS encoding HAD-IA family hydrolase, translated as MGTLIGLREPVGRTYARLAAAHGLNLDPQRIELGFLEAYSQAPPLAFPGLAGAELRQAELAWWSERIRCSLTAAGATTLPASLGEDLFNHYAEAAAWQVYTDVASQLPRWWQRGLKLAVVSNFDSRLPGLLQQLGLARWLSAVVVSSSAGAAKPDAAPFRIALEQLQLDVRQVWHVGDSTEDVAGAAAAGLPCIQVRRP; from the coding sequence ATGGGCACCCTGATCGGCCTGCGGGAACCGGTGGGCCGCACCTATGCCCGTCTGGCCGCGGCCCACGGGCTCAACCTCGATCCCCAGCGGATCGAGCTGGGCTTTCTTGAGGCCTACAGCCAGGCGCCGCCCCTGGCTTTTCCAGGGCTCGCCGGCGCGGAGCTGCGCCAGGCCGAGCTGGCCTGGTGGAGCGAGCGCATCCGCTGCAGCCTGACGGCCGCCGGTGCCACGACGCTGCCTGCGTCTCTTGGAGAAGATCTGTTCAACCACTACGCCGAGGCCGCTGCCTGGCAGGTGTACACCGATGTGGCCAGCCAGCTGCCCCGCTGGTGGCAGCGGGGCCTGAAACTGGCGGTGGTGAGCAACTTCGACAGCCGCCTGCCCGGCCTGCTGCAGCAGCTGGGGCTGGCCCGCTGGTTGAGCGCGGTGGTGGTCTCCAGCAGCGCAGGAGCGGCCAAGCCCGACGCCGCCCCCTTCCGCATCGCCTTGGAGCAGCTGCAGCTGGATGTGCGCCAGGTGTGGCATGTGGGCGACAGCACCGAAGACGTGGCCGGCGCCGCTGCCGCCGGCCTGCCCTGCATCCAGGTGCGCCGCCCTTGA
- a CDS encoding peroxiredoxin produces MSLQLGDTVPDFTQDSQLGPINFYDFAGDSWVVLFSHPADYTPVCTTELGEVSRLRPEWEKRNVKTIALSVDSATSHKGWIGDINETQNTTVDYPILADEDKKVSDLYGMIHPKSLNNLTVRSVFIIDPSKKLRLQITYPASTGRNFDEILRVIDSLQLTDYHQVATPVNWKDGDDCVVVPSIPTDEARNKFPKGVTEIKPYLRMTPQPNK; encoded by the coding sequence ATGAGCCTGCAACTCGGCGACACCGTGCCTGACTTCACCCAGGATTCCCAGCTGGGTCCGATCAACTTCTACGACTTCGCCGGCGACAGCTGGGTGGTGCTGTTCTCCCACCCCGCCGACTACACCCCCGTGTGCACCACCGAGCTGGGTGAGGTGTCGCGCCTGCGCCCTGAATGGGAGAAGCGCAATGTCAAGACCATTGCCCTCAGCGTGGATTCAGCCACCAGCCACAAGGGCTGGATCGGTGACATCAACGAGACCCAGAACACCACGGTCGACTACCCGATCCTGGCCGACGAGGACAAGAAAGTGAGCGATCTGTACGGGATGATCCACCCCAAATCGCTCAACAACCTCACGGTGCGCTCGGTGTTCATCATCGACCCCAGCAAGAAACTGCGTCTGCAGATCACCTACCCCGCCAGCACCGGCCGCAACTTCGACGAGATCCTGCGCGTGATCGACTCCCTGCAGCTCACCGACTACCACCAGGTGGCCACCCCCGTGAACTGGAAGGATGGCGACGACTGCGTGGTAGTGCCCTCGATCCCCACTGACGAGGCCCGCAACAAGTTCCCCAAGGGCGTCACCGAGATCAAGCCCTACCTGCGCATGACCCCCCAGCCCAACAAGTGA
- a CDS encoding anhydro-N-acetylmuramic acid kinase, with amino-acid sequence MAVLGLMSGTSADGVDAVLAWFQGKPSRPHWRIVNSSFLAYPDSLRQQLVAAGQGQPCSSATWLSLAEALTEHHAAAARQCDPQGRAALVGCHGQTVWHRPPEGEQRGASWQLLQGPLLAQLLQRPVIFDFRAADLALGGQGAPLVPPADEALLGRVAGWRALLNLGGIANITLLPPACGPDRQRSVQGWDCGPANTLLDLAAEHFSQGRRSFDADGAWAARGQPDQQLLSTWLREAYFLQPPPKSTGRELFGAADLERRLAELEQAARQRGRDLDPADALASLTALSAAVVAQDLSRLPARPVELLVAGGGCRNRTLMAELGHRCRGTAVRPLAELGIADNQREALAFALLAWWHQQSHPGNAPSVTGARAACRLGVRVEPAGPRS; translated from the coding sequence ATGGCCGTTCTCGGCCTGATGAGCGGCACCAGTGCCGATGGGGTGGATGCGGTGCTCGCCTGGTTCCAGGGGAAGCCGAGCCGGCCCCACTGGCGCATCGTGAACAGCTCCTTTCTCGCCTATCCCGATTCCCTGCGCCAGCAGCTGGTTGCCGCCGGCCAGGGGCAGCCCTGCAGCAGCGCCACCTGGCTCAGCCTGGCCGAAGCCCTCACGGAACACCACGCCGCCGCAGCCCGCCAGTGCGATCCCCAGGGCCGGGCCGCACTGGTGGGCTGCCATGGCCAGACCGTGTGGCACCGGCCGCCGGAGGGGGAGCAGCGCGGCGCCAGCTGGCAGCTGCTGCAGGGTCCGCTGCTGGCCCAGCTGCTGCAGCGGCCGGTGATCTTCGACTTCCGGGCCGCCGATCTGGCCCTCGGTGGCCAGGGAGCGCCCCTGGTGCCGCCGGCCGATGAGGCCCTGCTGGGCCGGGTTGCCGGCTGGCGGGCCCTGCTCAACCTCGGCGGCATCGCCAACATCACCCTGCTGCCGCCGGCCTGCGGGCCGGATCGCCAGCGGAGCGTGCAGGGCTGGGACTGCGGGCCCGCCAACACCCTGCTCGACCTGGCGGCGGAGCACTTCAGCCAGGGTCGCCGGAGCTTCGATGCCGATGGCGCCTGGGCGGCCCGGGGCCAGCCCGACCAGCAGCTGCTGAGCACCTGGCTTCGCGAAGCGTATTTCCTGCAGCCGCCGCCCAAATCCACTGGCCGGGAGCTGTTCGGCGCCGCCGACCTGGAGCGGCGGCTGGCCGAGCTGGAACAGGCCGCTCGCCAGCGGGGCCGCGACCTGGATCCCGCCGATGCCCTGGCCAGCCTCACGGCCCTCAGCGCCGCGGTGGTGGCCCAGGACCTCAGCCGCCTGCCGGCCCGACCGGTGGAGCTGCTGGTGGCGGGGGGCGGATGCCGCAACCGCACGTTGATGGCCGAACTGGGCCACCGCTGCCGCGGCACGGCCGTGCGCCCCCTGGCCGAGCTGGGCATCGCCGACAACCAGCGTGAGGCCCTGGCGTTCGCGCTGCTGGCCTGGTGGCACCAGCAGTCCCACCCGGGGAATGCCCCCAGCGTCACCGGGGCGAGAGCGGCCTGCAGGTTGGGGGTAAGGGTTGAGCCGGCAGGTCCTCGCAGCTGA
- a CDS encoding FAD-dependent oxidoreductase, with protein MSSAPSGPESTSQASAPIAIVGGGFGGLYTALALAEQRQHPPLLLIEPRSEFLFLPLLYELLSGELRRWEIAPRYDTLLAGRGIAWLRDSVVEIDSRNRLLHTSSGRQLPYSQLVLATGARLQSFGIPGVTEHAIGFRSLADVERLQALVTQLCQRRHPLQRLAIVGAGPSGVELACKLADMLAGAAVVELIEQGPMALPQARAFNREQASRALQRRDVRLRCNCRVLEVGSDRIRLQGSAGEEHLTVAGVVWTAGLAFAPPAIQPPPLLDNSGRLAVNEHLQLVGQARIFALGDIAAPHGAGSSDGAGSSEGAGSGDAPCPWPATAQVAFQQATCLATNLIQARREGPLQPFHFNDLGEMLSLGRGEATLVGSGLTLAGAAAFQLRRLAYLTRLPGRSHQLRVAAGWLADW; from the coding sequence ATGAGCAGCGCCCCCTCCGGCCCGGAGAGCACCAGCCAGGCCTCCGCGCCGATCGCCATCGTGGGTGGCGGATTCGGCGGCCTCTACACCGCCCTGGCCCTGGCGGAGCAGCGGCAGCACCCGCCCCTGCTGCTGATCGAACCCAGGAGCGAATTCCTGTTTCTGCCTCTGCTCTATGAGCTGCTGAGCGGCGAACTGCGCCGCTGGGAGATCGCTCCCCGCTACGACACCCTCCTTGCCGGTCGTGGCATCGCCTGGCTGCGGGATTCGGTGGTGGAGATCGACAGCCGCAATCGGCTCCTGCACACCTCCTCCGGGCGCCAGCTCCCCTACAGCCAGCTGGTGCTGGCCACCGGAGCGCGCCTGCAGAGCTTCGGCATCCCCGGGGTGACCGAGCACGCCATCGGCTTCCGCAGCCTGGCGGATGTGGAACGGCTGCAGGCCCTGGTGACCCAGCTGTGCCAGCGCCGCCACCCCCTGCAGCGCCTGGCGATCGTGGGGGCCGGCCCGAGCGGCGTGGAACTGGCCTGCAAGCTGGCCGACATGCTGGCGGGTGCGGCGGTGGTGGAGCTGATCGAACAGGGCCCGATGGCCCTGCCCCAGGCCCGCGCCTTCAACCGCGAACAGGCCAGCCGTGCCCTGCAGCGGCGGGATGTGCGGCTGCGCTGCAACTGCCGGGTGCTCGAGGTGGGCAGCGACAGGATCCGCCTGCAGGGCAGCGCCGGCGAGGAGCACCTGACGGTGGCGGGGGTGGTGTGGACCGCCGGCCTGGCCTTCGCTCCCCCGGCGATCCAGCCGCCCCCCCTGCTGGACAACAGCGGCCGGCTGGCGGTGAATGAGCACCTTCAGCTGGTTGGCCAGGCCCGCATCTTCGCCCTCGGCGACATCGCGGCCCCGCACGGCGCCGGCTCCAGCGACGGCGCCGGCTCCAGCGAGGGCGCGGGCAGCGGTGATGCCCCCTGCCCCTGGCCCGCCACTGCCCAGGTGGCCTTCCAGCAGGCCACCTGCCTGGCCACCAACCTGATCCAGGCCCGGCGAGAGGGGCCGCTGCAGCCCTTCCATTTCAACGACCTGGGCGAGATGCTCAGCCTCGGCCGCGGCGAGGCCACCCTGGTGGGCAGTGGGCTCACCCTGGCCGGCGCCGCCGCCTTCCAGCTGCGGCGCCTGGCCTACCTCACCCGCCTGCCGGGCCGCTCTCACCAGCTGCGGGTGGCGGCAGGTTGGCTGGCCGACTGGTGA
- a CDS encoding phosphoadenylyl-sulfate reductase, whose product MVSAPAQPLPADASGRPLDPDQARALLGSMGVADRLRWALDTFGEGLVITTSFGIQSAVLLHLASRLMAERDCTIPVVWVDTGYLPPETYRYAQQLSQRLGLAPHVAQAELSPARMEALHGRLWETGDVEDLELYHRLRKVEPLDRALRALAATCWASGVRGNQTDHRRSMTVLDPVRQRWSLRPLLSWSNRDVYYYMQEHELPQHPLFEQGYSTVGDWHSSAPDDGSVSGRATRFGGLKQECGIHLPGLMGEGI is encoded by the coding sequence ATGGTGAGTGCTCCTGCCCAGCCCCTGCCTGCCGATGCCTCGGGCAGGCCCCTGGATCCGGACCAGGCCCGCGCCCTGCTCGGCTCGATGGGGGTTGCCGATCGGCTGCGCTGGGCGCTGGACACCTTCGGCGAGGGGCTGGTGATCACCACCAGCTTCGGCATCCAGTCGGCCGTGCTCCTGCACCTGGCGAGCCGGCTGATGGCCGAACGGGATTGCACCATCCCGGTGGTGTGGGTGGACACGGGCTACCTCCCGCCCGAGACCTATCGCTACGCCCAGCAGCTCAGCCAACGGCTCGGCCTGGCCCCCCACGTGGCCCAGGCCGAGCTCAGCCCGGCCCGGATGGAGGCCCTGCACGGCCGCCTCTGGGAAACCGGCGATGTGGAAGACCTCGAGCTCTATCACCGTCTGCGCAAGGTGGAGCCCCTCGACCGCGCCCTCAGGGCCCTGGCTGCCACCTGCTGGGCCAGTGGCGTGCGTGGCAACCAGACCGACCATCGCCGCTCGATGACGGTGCTCGACCCGGTGCGCCAGCGCTGGTCGCTGCGGCCCCTGCTCAGCTGGAGCAACCGCGACGTCTATTACTACATGCAGGAGCACGAACTGCCCCAGCATCCTCTGTTCGAGCAGGGATATTCCACCGTTGGCGACTGGCACTCCAGCGCGCCTGACGACGGCTCGGTGTCGGGCCGGGCCACCCGCTTCGGCGGTCTCAAGCAGGAGTGCGGCATCCATCTGCCCGGGCTGATGGGTGAGGGAATCTGA
- the hflX gene encoding GTPase HflX encodes MKQGALSGRTAGLRPAQRRRLERLCHRRHPETAVAEWLSLQRLAELSRELELPLTLVVDGRGLGRLLWVGPLEQSGRLLDALPGSPRRQGSGLRLITCCGRSKHLEPPLLEGVVGLDLNPCLWLRFRDRPERSGAWSALLLAPCRRAAPGEVQPAWVTAERGDLNQLCEQPPLADAGAPAPVAPAAGPGGERVLLLALSPADRAEAQRQIAELEGLVRSAGATPVGVVEQRRSQPAPQTIWGEGKLAEAALEARRVGATLVVTDRELTPVQGRNLERLLDLPVSDRSELILDIFAQRAASAAGRLQVELAQLRYRLPRLLGRGRSLSRQGGGIGTRGPGETQLEKDRRAIARRIERLQRDGQQLAAHRERLRQGRSGQRRLALVGYTNAGKSSLLNALGKGEGRTAVLAENKLFATLDPTTRRIDLAVPGEPSRETLLLTDTVGFIRELPPALIEAFRSTLEETLSADGLLLVVDLSDPSWPEQRRTVHAILDSLDCLIPRRLVANQIDRCAATEMERARSLEPDALFVSATAGLGLQGLRRALRAWPPPSDE; translated from the coding sequence TTGAAACAGGGGGCGCTCTCCGGACGAACGGCCGGCCTGCGGCCGGCCCAGCGGCGACGGCTGGAGCGGCTCTGCCACCGCCGCCATCCGGAAACCGCCGTGGCCGAGTGGCTCTCCCTGCAGCGGCTGGCGGAGCTGAGCCGGGAGCTAGAGCTGCCCCTCACCCTGGTGGTGGATGGCCGGGGCCTGGGCCGGCTGCTGTGGGTGGGCCCCCTGGAGCAGTCCGGGCGATTGCTGGACGCGTTGCCGGGCTCACCGCGCCGGCAGGGCAGCGGATTGCGCCTGATCACCTGCTGCGGCCGCAGCAAACACCTGGAACCGCCGCTGCTGGAGGGGGTGGTGGGGCTGGATCTGAATCCCTGTCTCTGGCTCCGTTTCAGAGATCGGCCAGAGCGCAGCGGTGCCTGGTCCGCCCTGCTGCTGGCCCCTTGCCGCCGTGCCGCACCTGGCGAGGTCCAGCCCGCCTGGGTGACGGCGGAGCGCGGCGACCTGAACCAGCTCTGCGAGCAACCGCCCCTGGCCGACGCCGGGGCGCCAGCGCCGGTCGCGCCGGCAGCCGGTCCAGGCGGGGAGCGGGTGCTGCTGCTGGCCCTCTCCCCAGCCGATCGGGCCGAGGCCCAGCGCCAGATCGCCGAGCTGGAGGGGCTGGTGCGCAGCGCGGGAGCCACCCCCGTGGGGGTGGTGGAACAGCGCCGCAGCCAGCCCGCTCCCCAGACGATCTGGGGCGAGGGCAAGCTGGCCGAGGCGGCGCTGGAGGCCCGCCGGGTGGGCGCCACCCTGGTGGTGACCGACCGGGAGCTGACGCCGGTGCAGGGCCGCAACCTGGAGCGCCTGCTGGATCTGCCGGTGAGCGACCGCAGTGAACTGATTCTGGACATCTTTGCCCAGCGGGCCGCCAGCGCCGCCGGCCGGCTGCAGGTGGAACTGGCCCAGCTGCGCTACCGCCTGCCGCGGCTGCTGGGCCGGGGCCGCAGCCTCTCCCGCCAGGGCGGCGGCATCGGCACCCGGGGGCCGGGCGAAACCCAGCTGGAGAAGGATCGCCGGGCCATCGCCCGGCGGATCGAGCGGCTGCAACGGGATGGCCAGCAGCTGGCCGCCCACCGGGAACGGCTGCGCCAGGGCCGCAGCGGCCAGCGCCGGCTGGCGCTGGTGGGCTACACCAATGCCGGCAAGAGTTCACTGCTCAACGCCCTCGGCAAGGGCGAGGGCCGCACGGCCGTGCTGGCGGAAAACAAGCTGTTCGCCACCCTCGATCCCACCACCCGCCGCATCGATCTGGCTGTGCCGGGGGAACCCAGCCGCGAAACCCTGCTGCTCACCGACACGGTGGGGTTCATCCGCGAACTGCCGCCAGCGCTGATCGAGGCCTTCCGCTCCACCCTGGAGGAGACCCTCTCCGCCGATGGCCTGCTGCTGGTGGTGGACCTCAGCGATCCCAGCTGGCCGGAGCAACGGCGCACCGTGCACGCCATCCTCGATTCCCTCGACTGCCTGATCCCAAGGCGCCTGGTGGCCAACCAGATCGACCGCTGCGCGGCCACCGAGATGGAGCGCGCCCGCAGCCTGGAGCCGGACGCCCTGTTCGTGTCGGCAACCGCCGGACTCGGGCTCCAGGGCCTGCGGCGGGCCCTGCGCGCCTGGCCACCGCCATCGGATGAATAA
- the bcp gene encoding thioredoxin-dependent thiol peroxidase, with product MALEIGSPAPDFTLPDQDGNAVSLAALRGQRVVIYFYPKDDTPGCTKEACNFRDQWAAFEQHGIKVLGISKDSAASHGKFIAKYSLPFTLLSDAEPCPVATAYESYGLKKFMGREYMGMMRHTFVVDPEGNLELIYTKVKAETMADAILADLKLQSPA from the coding sequence ATGGCTCTGGAGATCGGTTCACCGGCCCCGGACTTCACCCTTCCGGATCAGGACGGCAACGCCGTGAGCCTGGCGGCGCTGCGGGGGCAGCGGGTGGTGATCTACTTCTACCCGAAGGATGACACCCCCGGCTGCACCAAGGAGGCCTGCAACTTCCGCGATCAGTGGGCCGCATTCGAGCAGCACGGCATCAAGGTGCTGGGCATCAGCAAGGACAGCGCTGCCAGCCACGGCAAGTTCATCGCCAAGTACAGCCTGCCCTTCACCCTGCTCAGCGACGCCGAGCCCTGCCCGGTGGCCACCGCCTACGAGAGCTATGGCCTCAAGAAGTTCATGGGGCGGGAGTACATGGGCATGATGCGCCACACGTTCGTGGTGGATCCGGAGGGGAATCTGGAGCTGATCTACACCAAGGTGAAGGCGGAAACCATGGCCGACGCGATTCTTGCCGACCTCAAATTGCAGAGTCCGGCCTGA
- a CDS encoding type III pantothenate kinase, whose product MLIGNSRWHWARGGVGDLSCWSSAPGREPTGGLRAWAAVGPVPDSAGLDPRRRLGLDAIPLAQAPSWLGVDRALVGWRAWRLSAGPVLVADAGTALSLTRVDGSGAFAGGRIQAGRALQLRALASHTDQLPRLPAAPLPAIRASGEELEPWPRQTADALERGVRAGMVAAVAEAWRELRQLEPSCRLWITGGDGPWLAVALEQPCHPHLALEALAELGQAFRPDSAI is encoded by the coding sequence CTGTTGATCGGCAACAGCCGCTGGCACTGGGCCCGCGGCGGAGTCGGGGATCTCAGCTGCTGGAGTTCCGCCCCCGGCCGGGAGCCCACCGGCGGCCTGCGCGCCTGGGCGGCCGTCGGACCGGTGCCCGACTCCGCCGGGCTCGACCCACGCCGGCGGCTGGGGCTGGACGCCATCCCCCTGGCGCAGGCGCCCTCCTGGCTGGGGGTGGATCGGGCCCTGGTGGGCTGGAGGGCCTGGCGGCTCAGTGCCGGGCCCGTGCTGGTGGCCGACGCCGGCACGGCCCTGAGCCTCACCCGGGTGGATGGCAGCGGTGCCTTCGCCGGGGGGCGGATTCAGGCCGGCCGGGCGCTGCAGCTGCGGGCCCTGGCCAGCCACACCGATCAGCTGCCGCGACTGCCCGCCGCCCCGTTGCCAGCGATCCGGGCTAGCGGTGAGGAGCTGGAACCCTGGCCCAGGCAGACGGCGGACGCCCTCGAGCGGGGGGTGCGGGCGGGCATGGTGGCCGCCGTGGCCGAGGCCTGGCGGGAGCTGCGACAGCTCGAACCCAGCTGCCGCCTCTGGATCACCGGCGGTGATGGCCCCTGGCTGGCGGTGGCCCTGGAGCAGCCCTGCCACCCCCACTTGGCCCTGGAGGCCCTGGCTGAACTGGGCCAGGCCTTCAGGCCGGACTCTGCAATTTGA
- a CDS encoding 4'-phosphopantetheinyl transferase superfamily protein, whose product MDLEAAARPLAADALMRRCFPPGEVRQLLGLTREHRREAVLASWLLKEAAIKWRRSSLAAELSEWQLDHTTGRLRQLRLGLEPDSRSGRQGPWGWAAVGSGVARAAWAQAAGAC is encoded by the coding sequence GTGGATCTGGAGGCCGCGGCCCGCCCCCTGGCTGCCGACGCCTTGATGCGGCGTTGTTTCCCGCCCGGCGAGGTGCGCCAGCTGCTGGGTCTGACGCGGGAGCACCGGCGCGAGGCGGTGCTCGCCAGCTGGCTGCTCAAGGAGGCCGCCATCAAGTGGCGCCGCAGCAGCCTGGCGGCCGAGTTGTCCGAGTGGCAACTCGACCACACCACGGGCCGGCTGCGCCAGCTGCGGCTGGGGCTGGAGCCAGACAGTCGCAGCGGCCGACAGGGGCCCTGGGGCTGGGCCGCGGTGGGCTCCGGCGTCGCCCGCGCGGCCTGGGCCCAGGCGGCTGGTGCCTGTTGA
- a CDS encoding AAA family ATPase, which yields MTDLFSHQRQVHLQQLAPLADRLRPRCLDDFVGQEAILGPGRLLRRAIAADRVGNLILHGPPGVGKTTLARIIAGSTRAHFSSLNAVLAGVKDLRAEVEAAQQRLERHGLRTILFIDEVHRFNAAQQDALLPWVENGTLTLIGATTENPTFEVNKALVSRSRLFRLQPLEPPHLHQLLRRALADPERGYGDRTIVLSPEAADHLVDVAGGDARSLLNALELAVETTEPGADGAITIDLSTAEESIQQRAVLYDKQGDAHFDTISAFIKSLRGSDPDAALFWLARMVEAGENPRFIFRRMLIAAGEDIGLADPQAIVVVEACAAAFERVGLPEGLYPLAQAALYLAATEKSNSTLAFFDALKTVRATARQEVPSHLRDANRDGQLFGDGVGYRYPHAYAEHWVAQQYLPRSLQGEVFWQPGAQGWEGEQRQRLHQRRAAQLAAAAESAVSGYDWLSSGPDDPQLERWLQRQAGAEGARLDRLRQHFWQGADWRRHQRVLVLEAHSLLWALDPLQATPEGGVVIAVADNRTGERLEAQLQVLDSLRRPRIVVIDPGQPEQLLRACGDQQFEWIAARQPWRQQAPEVVARGWACLAELLAPGGQCRLLFSTPRLGPAGGLLQQGGPIAAPPAAAALLQAAARAEAGSLDAPLQQRRSWQRAAEHQGWCFRAESWSESLSLEVTEAVLERWLAPSGAYLAQLDGLSPTRQTRLTTLLRQARGLALPQEIEHTRLIARR from the coding sequence GTGACGGATCTCTTCAGCCACCAACGGCAGGTGCACCTGCAGCAGCTGGCGCCCCTGGCCGACCGGCTGCGGCCGCGCTGCCTCGACGATTTCGTGGGCCAGGAGGCGATCCTCGGGCCGGGCCGGCTGCTGCGCCGCGCCATCGCCGCCGACCGGGTGGGCAACCTGATCCTGCACGGCCCGCCTGGGGTGGGCAAGACCACCCTGGCCCGGATCATCGCCGGCAGCACCCGAGCCCACTTCAGCAGCCTCAACGCGGTGCTGGCCGGGGTGAAGGATCTGCGCGCTGAGGTGGAGGCAGCCCAGCAGCGGCTGGAACGTCACGGCCTGCGCACGATCCTGTTCATCGATGAGGTGCACCGCTTCAACGCCGCCCAGCAGGATGCCCTGCTGCCCTGGGTGGAGAACGGCACGCTCACCCTGATCGGCGCCACCACCGAGAACCCCACCTTCGAGGTGAACAAGGCCCTGGTGAGCCGCTCGCGCCTGTTCCGTCTCCAGCCCCTGGAGCCGCCCCACCTGCACCAGCTGCTGCGGCGGGCCCTGGCCGACCCGGAGCGGGGCTACGGCGATCGCACCATCGTCCTCAGCCCCGAAGCGGCCGACCACCTGGTGGATGTGGCCGGCGGCGATGCCCGCAGCCTGCTCAATGCCCTGGAGCTGGCCGTGGAGACGACGGAGCCCGGTGCCGACGGCGCCATCACGATCGATCTGAGCACCGCCGAGGAGTCGATCCAGCAGCGGGCCGTGCTCTACGACAAGCAGGGCGATGCCCACTTCGACACGATCAGCGCCTTCATCAAATCCCTGCGCGGCAGCGACCCGGATGCGGCCCTGTTCTGGCTGGCGCGGATGGTGGAGGCGGGCGAGAACCCCCGCTTCATCTTCCGGCGCATGCTGATCGCCGCCGGCGAGGACATCGGCCTGGCCGACCCCCAGGCGATCGTGGTGGTGGAGGCCTGCGCCGCCGCCTTCGAGCGGGTGGGGCTGCCGGAGGGGCTCTACCCCCTGGCCCAGGCGGCCCTGTATCTGGCCGCCACCGAGAAGAGCAACAGCACCCTGGCCTTCTTCGACGCGCTCAAAACGGTACGCGCCACCGCCCGCCAGGAGGTGCCGTCGCACCTGCGCGACGCCAACCGTGACGGCCAGCTGTTCGGCGATGGGGTGGGCTACCGCTATCCCCACGCCTACGCCGAACACTGGGTGGCCCAGCAATACCTGCCCCGCAGCCTGCAGGGGGAGGTGTTCTGGCAGCCGGGTGCCCAGGGCTGGGAGGGCGAGCAGCGGCAGCGCCTGCACCAGCGCCGGGCCGCCCAGCTCGCCGCCGCCGCCGAGAGCGCCGTCAGCGGTTACGACTGGCTCAGCAGCGGGCCGGATGACCCCCAGCTGGAGCGCTGGCTGCAGCGGCAGGCCGGGGCGGAAGGGGCCCGGCTCGACCGGCTGCGCCAGCACTTCTGGCAGGGGGCCGACTGGCGGAGGCACCAGCGGGTGCTGGTGCTGGAGGCCCACTCCCTGCTGTGGGCCCTCGATCCCCTGCAGGCCACCCCGGAGGGCGGCGTGGTGATCGCCGTGGCCGACAACCGCACCGGCGAGCGGCTGGAAGCCCAGCTGCAGGTGCTGGACAGCCTGCGCCGCCCCCGGATCGTGGTGATCGACCCCGGCCAGCCCGAGCAGCTGCTGCGTGCCTGTGGCGACCAGCAGTTCGAGTGGATCGCTGCCCGCCAGCCCTGGCGCCAGCAAGCGCCAGAGGTGGTGGCGCGCGGCTGGGCCTGCCTGGCCGAGCTGCTCGCCCCCGGCGGCCAGTGCCGGCTGCTGTTCAGCACGCCGCGGCTGGGCCCGGCCGGCGGCCTGCTGCAGCAGGGCGGTCCGATCGCGGCCCCACCGGCAGCAGCAGCCCTGCTGCAGGCGGCGGCCCGGGCCGAGGCCGGCAGCCTGGACGCTCCCCTGCAGCAGCGCCGAAGCTGGCAGCGGGCAGCCGAACACCAGGGCTGGTGCTTCCGCGCGGAGAGCTGGAGCGAAAGCCTCAGCCTGGAAGTCACCGAGGCGGTGCTGGAGCGCTGGCTGGCGCCGTCCGGCGCCTACCTGGCCCAGCTGGATGGCCTGTCCCCGACCCGCCAGACGCGCTTGACGACCCTGCTGCGGCAGGCCAGGGGCCTGGCCCTGCCCCAGGAGATCGAGCACACCCGGCTGATCGCCCGGCGCTGA